A window of the Falco biarmicus isolate bFalBia1 chromosome 10, bFalBia1.pri, whole genome shotgun sequence genome harbors these coding sequences:
- the MRGBP gene encoding MRG/MORF4L-binding protein — MGEAEGGSAAAVEKPPLPAAGPGAAAAVAAAAAAVAAAAAAAAAPDPGVPAEEAVVVWSPEVEVCLFHAMLGHKPVGVNRHFHMICIRDKFSQNIGRQISSKVIWDHLSTMYDMQALHESEILPFPNIEKNFALPDEMIQEVREGKVMIEEEVKEEIKEEMETHAGPEEVFAPSGSLGKTTEKPSSKEKEKTSSDSGSKEGSDKRKRNRVTEKVLNANSNPSSPSAAKRRRT; from the exons aTGGGCGAGGCGGAGGGCGGCTCGGCGGCCGCTGTGGAGaagccgccgctgcccgcggccgGCCCGGGAGCCGCCGCGGCGGTAGctgcggccgccgccgccgttgcagcggcggcggcggcggcagcggcgccgGATCCCGGCGTGCCGGCGGAGGAGGCGGTGGTGGTGTGGAGCCCGGAGGTGGAGGTGTGCCTCTTCCACGCCATGCTGGGCCACAAGCCCGTAG GTGTGAACCGCCATTTCCACATGATTTGTATCCGAGATAAATTCAGCCAGAATATTGGACGGCAGATTTCATCCAAAGTGATTTGGGACCATCTGAGCACCATGTATGACATGCAGGCGCTT caCGAATCTGAGATCCTTCCATTCCCTAACATAGAGAAGAATTTTGCTCTTCCTGACGAAATGATTCAAGAAGTGAGAGAAG GAAAAGTAATGATAGAAGAGGAagtgaaagaggaaataaaagaagagaTGGAAACACATGCAGGTCCAGAAGAAG TTTTTGCACCCTCTGGAAGTTTaggaaaaacaactgaaaagccaagcagcaaagagaaagagaaaacttcaTCAGATTCTGGGTCCAAAGAAGGATCTGATAAGAGGAAGCGCAACAGAGTCACTGAAAAGGTCTTAAATGCAAACAGTAATCCTTCCAGTCCGAGTGCTGCAAAACGACGCAGAACATAA